The following proteins are co-located in the Thermoleophilaceae bacterium genome:
- a CDS encoding PEP-utilizing enzyme — protein MADTEVAAARFPSPFEVEEPAGCEGWESMFPYYALFSEERRANEEQRGWFRDGMHFPEPMFPFDFVTADSPYMSLGQANSRIFLVPPALGIDHRVLYGWVYMSPNGVADDAEIGRRAEEFQQRAGYYFQNWDELYGRWQAKVEEAIREIDTLEVPDLPREEELAVVTEGRGLGSTHTLLVAYNRLLESVDRIWQYHFEFLNLGYAAYLAFYQLCKEAFPDIADQTIAQMVSGIDVVLFRPDEELKRLARTAIGMGIAAHVKAAADEDALRAALSGSAEGRDWLADWDGTKVPWFNYSNGNGFYHHHRSWIDDAAIPLGGVRSYIERLEAGEDIARPLEAVSAERDRLAAEHRDLLPDDATRAAFDESLGLSRVVFPYVESHNFYVEHWYHTLFWNKVREFGDLLVRHGFIAETDDIFYLQRHEISDALVDLRLAWAAGSEARGPGYWPPIVARRKEIMEAMRRWSPPPALGAVPEAITEPMTIMLWGITTERVREWAAGPGTDGASLTGFAGSPGVVEGVARVIRDVRDVGSLEEGEILVAPVTSPSWTPVFGKVAAAVSDIGGIMSHAAIVAREYGMPAVVGTGNATARISNGDRIRVDGDAGVVTILR, from the coding sequence ATGGCAGATACCGAGGTGGCGGCCGCGCGCTTCCCAAGCCCGTTCGAGGTGGAGGAGCCCGCGGGCTGCGAGGGCTGGGAGTCGATGTTCCCGTACTACGCGCTGTTCAGCGAGGAGCGGCGCGCAAACGAGGAGCAGCGCGGGTGGTTCCGCGACGGCATGCACTTCCCCGAGCCGATGTTCCCGTTCGACTTCGTCACCGCGGACTCGCCGTACATGTCGCTCGGCCAGGCGAACTCGCGCATCTTCCTCGTGCCACCCGCCCTCGGCATCGACCACCGCGTGCTGTACGGCTGGGTCTACATGAGCCCCAACGGCGTGGCCGACGACGCCGAGATCGGCCGCCGGGCGGAGGAGTTCCAGCAGCGCGCGGGCTACTACTTCCAGAACTGGGACGAGCTCTACGGGCGCTGGCAGGCGAAGGTCGAGGAGGCGATCCGGGAGATCGACACGCTCGAGGTGCCGGACCTGCCGCGCGAGGAGGAGCTCGCGGTGGTGACAGAGGGGCGCGGTCTCGGCTCAACCCACACCCTGCTCGTGGCCTACAACCGGCTGCTCGAGTCCGTCGACCGCATCTGGCAGTACCACTTCGAGTTCCTCAACCTCGGCTACGCGGCCTACCTCGCCTTCTACCAGCTGTGCAAGGAAGCGTTCCCGGACATCGCCGATCAGACGATCGCGCAGATGGTGTCCGGCATCGACGTGGTGCTGTTCCGGCCGGACGAGGAGCTCAAGCGGCTGGCGCGGACGGCGATCGGCATGGGGATCGCGGCCCACGTGAAGGCGGCGGCCGACGAGGACGCGCTGCGTGCGGCGCTATCTGGAAGCGCCGAAGGCCGCGACTGGCTCGCGGATTGGGACGGCACGAAGGTGCCCTGGTTCAACTACTCGAACGGCAACGGCTTCTATCACCACCACCGTTCCTGGATCGACGACGCCGCGATCCCGCTCGGCGGCGTGCGCTCGTACATCGAGCGGCTCGAGGCGGGCGAGGACATCGCGCGGCCGCTCGAGGCGGTGTCTGCCGAGCGCGATCGCCTCGCGGCGGAACACCGCGACCTGCTCCCGGACGACGCCACGCGCGCCGCTTTCGATGAGAGCCTCGGCCTATCGCGCGTGGTCTTCCCGTACGTGGAGAGCCACAACTTCTACGTCGAGCACTGGTACCACACGCTGTTCTGGAACAAGGTGCGCGAGTTCGGCGACCTGTTGGTGCGCCATGGGTTCATCGCCGAGACCGACGACATCTTCTATCTCCAGCGGCACGAGATCTCGGACGCGCTCGTGGACCTGCGGCTGGCGTGGGCGGCCGGCTCCGAGGCACGCGGGCCCGGCTACTGGCCGCCGATCGTGGCCCGCCGAAAGGAGATCATGGAGGCGATGCGGCGCTGGTCTCCCCCGCCCGCGCTCGGCGCGGTGCCCGAGGCGATCACCGAGCCGATGACGATCATGCTTTGGGGGATCACGACCGAGCGGGTGCGAGAGTGGGCCGCGGGGCCTGGCACTGACGGCGCATCGCTCACCGGCTTCGCCGGTTCTCCGGGGGTGGTTGAAGGCGTCGCGCGCGTGATACGCGACGTGCGCGACGTCGGCAGCCTCGAGGAGGGCGAGATCCTGGTGGCGCCGGTGACCTCTCCGAGCTGGACTCCCGTGTTCGGCAAGGTGGCCGCCGCGGTGTCGGACATCGGCGGCATCATGTCCCACGCCGCCATCGTCGCGCGCGAGTACGGGATGCCCGCCGTGGTGGGCACCGGCAACGCCACTGCGCGCATCTCCAACGGCGATCGGATCCGCGTGGACGGCGACGCCGGCGTCGTCACGATCCTGCGGTGA
- a CDS encoding NAD(P)/FAD-dependent oxidoreductase: MSDARFDAVVCGGGHHSTIVACYLARAGMSVGVFERSVHFGGGAQTSEGPAPGFLMNHCSHWTRFYGHPAYRDFDLAAEGLRYVFPEQNEGMIFDDGSSFIGYSAATVVDAATGRVERSDANVQRTYEQIGRFSARDAETYLVLLEAYEKHWKQAFRRHRFSPPRPWGTPDPLEELLDVPGSRIEPVHQFMTLRQLAFDFFESVEMRILFMRAATTSTGCYPDDVPGLQGLIHVLPLTLSFEPAAIAVGGSQAITDALMSAGRRMGVEYVNHADIDRIAVDGRRASGVVLADGSSVAADVVISGLGLPQTVLRLLRDLPVDPEFTRRLRNINYDRGQLLWANLALGEAPAYSADAGNPGVGEQPRLYWGPKDLDYLTLRYQPEIFMNGFASQPYVLCSVDSLWDGTRAPGGSHIVGVEEFTAPRRLFSDERWKEIRGRFIANLLHEWSHYAPNMTCDNVIASRVYTPADIERERPDMAEGGYSAGATIASQLGRFRPVAGIGGYKLLLDNLYNCSSNLHSGPGIGRGSSWNCFQEIARDLALEGIAA; encoded by the coding sequence GTGAGCGACGCGCGCTTCGACGCGGTGGTCTGCGGAGGCGGCCACCACAGCACGATCGTCGCGTGCTACCTGGCGCGCGCCGGGATGAGCGTGGGCGTGTTCGAGCGGAGCGTTCACTTCGGCGGCGGCGCGCAGACCAGCGAGGGGCCGGCGCCCGGCTTCCTCATGAATCACTGCAGCCACTGGACGCGCTTCTACGGCCACCCCGCCTACCGCGACTTCGACCTCGCGGCCGAGGGCCTCCGCTACGTCTTCCCCGAGCAGAACGAGGGGATGATCTTCGACGACGGCTCGTCCTTCATCGGCTACTCGGCGGCAACGGTGGTGGACGCCGCCACCGGCCGGGTGGAGCGCTCCGACGCGAACGTGCAGCGTACCTACGAGCAGATCGGGCGCTTCTCGGCACGCGACGCGGAGACGTACCTCGTGCTGCTCGAGGCCTACGAGAAGCACTGGAAGCAGGCGTTTCGCCGCCACCGCTTCAGCCCGCCGCGGCCGTGGGGCACGCCGGATCCGCTCGAGGAGCTGCTCGACGTGCCCGGCTCGCGGATCGAGCCGGTGCACCAGTTCATGACGCTCCGCCAGCTCGCGTTCGACTTCTTCGAGAGCGTGGAGATGCGCATCCTCTTCATGCGCGCGGCCACCACCTCCACCGGCTGCTATCCGGACGACGTGCCGGGCTTGCAGGGGCTTATCCACGTTCTGCCCTTGACCCTTTCGTTCGAGCCGGCCGCGATTGCGGTGGGCGGCAGCCAGGCGATCACGGACGCGCTGATGTCAGCGGGCCGTCGGATGGGCGTGGAGTACGTGAATCACGCCGACATCGACCGCATCGCGGTGGACGGCCGGCGGGCTTCCGGCGTCGTGCTCGCGGATGGCTCGAGCGTCGCGGCCGATGTGGTGATCAGCGGGCTGGGTCTCCCCCAGACCGTTCTGCGTCTGCTGCGGGATCTGCCCGTGGATCCGGAGTTCACGCGGCGGCTGCGGAACATCAACTACGACCGCGGCCAGCTGCTCTGGGCGAACCTCGCGCTGGGCGAGGCGCCGGCGTACAGCGCGGACGCCGGAAACCCGGGTGTCGGGGAGCAGCCGCGTCTCTACTGGGGGCCGAAGGACCTCGACTACCTGACGCTGCGCTACCAGCCCGAGATCTTCATGAACGGGTTCGCGAGCCAGCCGTACGTGCTCTGCTCGGTGGACAGCCTGTGGGACGGCACGCGCGCTCCCGGCGGCAGCCACATCGTGGGCGTGGAGGAATTCACGGCGCCGCGGCGCCTTTTCAGCGACGAGCGCTGGAAGGAGATCAGGGGCCGCTTCATCGCGAACCTGCTCCACGAGTGGTCGCACTACGCGCCGAACATGACGTGCGACAACGTGATCGCGTCGCGCGTGTACACACCCGCTGACATCGAGCGGGAGCGCCCGGACATGGCCGAGGGCGGATACTCGGCCGGCGCGACCATCGCCTCGCAGCTCGGCCGCTTCCGCCCCGTGGCCGGGATCGGCGGCTACAAGCTGCTGCTCGACAACCTCTACAACTGCTCGTCCAATCTGCACTCGGGGCCGGGCATCGGCCGCGGCTCGAGCTGGAACTGCTTCCAGGAGATCGCTAGGGACCTGGCGCTCGAAGGCATCGCGGCGTGA
- a CDS encoding YdeI/OmpD-associated family protein: protein MSGPRVPGGVVHELPADLRDALAANATALEAWNDITPLARNEFICWVEDAKKEATRERRIRRTQEELEDGMRRPCCWPGCKHRERNGR from the coding sequence GTGAGCGGTCCGAGAGTTCCCGGTGGAGTTGTCCACGAGCTGCCAGCAGACCTGCGCGACGCGCTGGCTGCCAACGCCACCGCGCTCGAGGCGTGGAACGACATCACGCCCCTGGCCCGCAACGAGTTCATCTGCTGGGTGGAGGATGCGAAGAAGGAGGCCACCCGCGAGCGCCGCATCCGCCGGACCCAGGAGGAGCTCGAGGACGGCATGCGCCGGCCCTGCTGCTGGCCGGGCTGCAAGCACCGCGAGCGCAACGGCCGGTAG
- a CDS encoding LuxR C-terminal-related transcriptional regulator — protein MLEGVSERDEADAEYPDGKFGSGGCEKLVSAMASTDSSIDVAEVLASAGRALGRRAWADARELYAQALAAGETAEALEGLAVADWWLDDVDAAIAARERAYVLRRERGETVEAARVAGFLAWDYGAMRGANAVANGWLQRARRLIEGLPPSAEQAWLPLIEASFHLDTDPRAVLRLSTEAAEQAEAHHALDIEMTARTLQGLALVSLGHVEDGTRLLDEGTAAATAGELYDPIAIGSCCCNMIIACERSRDFDRAGQWCQQLEAFCERTGQRPLLALCRAHHGTVLMMRGEWAEAEEKLAWAADSLTVLRPPLAGYARARFAQLRRRQGRPREARSLLEQSGTHVLAHLAWAELALDEDDPAAALGYAERYLRGLGSEQPIESAAALELLVPIRIRSDDVPAARTAHAQLAAIADAVRTDQLRAAERGAAARIAAAEGELDSARQAFEDAIDLHVRSAAPFEAAQARLELARTLEAQDRPVSGLEQAEAARATFEALGAGRALKQADRFVARLGGRSTAAARAGMTRREGEVLSLVAEGLSNRQIAERLVVSEHTVHRHLANIYVRLGVSSRAAAVALASERNLLA, from the coding sequence ATGCTCGAAGGCGTATCCGAGCGGGACGAGGCTGATGCCGAGTATCCCGACGGCAAATTCGGCTCCGGCGGGTGTGAGAAGCTGGTCTCAGCCATGGCGAGCACGGATTCCTCCATCGATGTGGCGGAGGTGCTGGCATCCGCAGGAAGGGCGTTGGGCCGGCGGGCGTGGGCGGATGCTCGCGAGCTGTATGCGCAGGCGCTCGCGGCCGGGGAGACCGCGGAGGCGCTGGAGGGTCTCGCGGTGGCGGATTGGTGGCTGGACGACGTGGACGCGGCGATCGCGGCTCGCGAGCGGGCGTACGTCCTGCGCCGGGAGCGCGGTGAGACGGTCGAGGCCGCGCGTGTGGCCGGCTTCCTCGCGTGGGACTACGGCGCGATGCGAGGCGCCAACGCGGTGGCCAACGGCTGGCTGCAGCGGGCGCGCCGGCTGATCGAGGGCCTGCCGCCGTCGGCGGAGCAGGCGTGGCTGCCACTGATCGAGGCCTCGTTTCACCTCGACACCGATCCGCGTGCTGTCCTGCGGCTGAGCACCGAAGCCGCCGAGCAGGCGGAAGCGCACCACGCGCTCGACATCGAGATGACCGCGCGGACGCTGCAGGGCCTCGCCCTGGTGAGCCTTGGGCACGTGGAAGACGGCACGCGTCTGCTCGACGAGGGCACCGCCGCCGCCACCGCGGGCGAGCTCTATGACCCGATCGCGATCGGCTCGTGCTGCTGCAACATGATCATCGCCTGCGAGCGCTCGCGCGACTTCGACCGCGCCGGGCAGTGGTGCCAGCAGCTCGAGGCCTTCTGCGAGCGGACGGGACAGCGCCCGCTGCTCGCGCTGTGCCGCGCTCATCACGGCACGGTGCTGATGATGCGCGGCGAGTGGGCCGAGGCAGAGGAGAAGCTCGCCTGGGCGGCCGACTCACTCACCGTCCTCAGACCGCCGCTGGCCGGCTACGCCCGCGCCCGCTTCGCGCAGCTCCGGAGGCGCCAGGGCCGGCCCCGGGAGGCTCGCTCGCTGCTCGAGCAGAGCGGCACGCACGTGCTTGCGCACCTCGCGTGGGCAGAGCTGGCGCTCGATGAGGACGATCCCGCAGCGGCGCTCGGGTACGCCGAGCGCTACCTCCGCGGACTGGGAAGCGAGCAGCCGATCGAGAGCGCGGCGGCGCTCGAGTTGCTGGTGCCCATCCGGATCCGGAGCGACGACGTGCCGGCCGCGCGCACGGCGCACGCCCAACTCGCCGCGATAGCGGACGCGGTGCGCACCGACCAGCTGCGAGCGGCGGAGCGCGGCGCGGCAGCGCGAATTGCTGCCGCCGAGGGCGAGCTCGATTCCGCGCGCCAGGCGTTCGAGGACGCGATCGACCTGCACGTGCGGAGCGCTGCCCCCTTTGAGGCCGCGCAGGCGCGGCTCGAGCTGGCCCGCACACTCGAGGCTCAGGACCGCCCGGTGTCGGGGCTCGAGCAGGCGGAGGCCGCGCGAGCCACGTTTGAGGCGCTCGGCGCGGGGCGCGCGCTCAAGCAGGCCGACAGGTTCGTCGCCCGGCTCGGCGGGCGCAGCACGGCCGCCGCCCGCGCGGGGATGACGCGGCGCGAGGGGGAGGTTCTGTCACTCGTGGCCGAGGGACTTTCCAACCGTCAGATCGCCGAGCGATTGGTGGTCAGCGAGCACACCGTGCACCGCCACCTCGCCAACATCTACGTGCGCCTCGGAGTGTCGTCGCGCGCCGCGGCGGTGGCGCTGGCGTCCGAGCGCAACCTGCTCGCCTGA
- a CDS encoding methyl-accepting chemotaxis protein, translating to MNQVNGALGYLEHLFPGIISEACFIDRSGPEDARMVKGKRAPVSDLSPDESGNPFFKPTFALQPGQVYQASPYLSPDTNEWVISNSTPLASPRGAALVHFEVSLDSFRQEAARNKTVDIAAVDAKTGRVVFDSRYPLKNGGKLGRPGDHRFVSLVKQAKASGVMKVGGKPAAFTRLPRMAHNKNDWYVVATQHAGAPAPTAGGSSKGILILAALMALAGLGFVATLIRKLVRRIRSYADFAEQVTGGDLTVRLDESGSDELTALASSLNHMVEGLAQISSDVRAGAERIGESTTGILASVEQNSQSANEQSAAVAQVTTAVEQVRANAEQSARKAEEVADQARRSMEASGEGARAVEAIAGGMADISVKVSEIADDIRALSERTEQISEITSTVNELADQSSLLALNAAIEAARAGEQGKGFAVVADEVRKMAEQSKQATAQVEAILSDIQAATDAAVSKSGQGTEVVRVGHELAAQAGEIIAQLAETIGAAATAAEEITSSATQQSVGMDQIAQAMKQTEVVTSSLASEAEQSRAVATSLNEVARELDELTGRYKLTTESV from the coding sequence GTGAACCAGGTGAACGGCGCGCTCGGCTACCTCGAGCATCTGTTCCCGGGCATCATCAGCGAGGCCTGCTTCATCGACCGCTCAGGTCCCGAGGACGCGCGCATGGTGAAGGGCAAGCGCGCGCCGGTTAGCGACCTCTCGCCCGATGAGTCCGGCAACCCCTTCTTCAAGCCGACGTTCGCGCTCCAGCCCGGCCAGGTGTACCAGGCGAGCCCGTACCTCTCGCCCGACACGAACGAGTGGGTGATCTCCAACTCCACCCCGCTGGCGTCGCCGCGCGGGGCAGCCCTCGTGCACTTCGAGGTGTCGCTCGACAGCTTCCGTCAGGAGGCCGCGCGCAACAAGACGGTCGACATCGCCGCTGTGGACGCCAAGACCGGCCGTGTGGTGTTCGACAGCCGCTACCCGCTGAAGAACGGCGGCAAGCTCGGCAGGCCCGGAGACCATCGCTTCGTCTCGCTCGTGAAGCAGGCCAAGGCGTCAGGAGTCATGAAGGTCGGGGGCAAGCCGGCGGCCTTCACCCGTCTGCCGCGCATGGCCCACAACAAGAACGACTGGTATGTGGTGGCGACGCAGCACGCCGGCGCGCCGGCGCCCACCGCGGGCGGCTCGAGCAAGGGCATCCTCATCCTCGCGGCGCTGATGGCCCTGGCTGGACTCGGCTTTGTGGCCACGCTGATTCGCAAGCTCGTCCGCCGCATTCGCTCCTACGCGGATTTCGCGGAGCAGGTGACGGGCGGGGATCTGACGGTCCGTCTCGACGAGTCGGGCAGCGACGAGCTCACGGCGCTCGCGTCGAGCCTCAACCACATGGTCGAGGGCCTCGCGCAGATCTCCAGCGACGTGCGTGCGGGCGCCGAGCGCATCGGCGAGAGCACCACGGGCATCCTCGCCAGCGTCGAGCAGAACAGCCAGAGCGCCAACGAGCAGTCGGCGGCGGTCGCGCAGGTGACCACGGCGGTGGAGCAGGTGCGCGCGAACGCCGAGCAGTCCGCCCGCAAGGCGGAGGAGGTGGCTGACCAGGCGCGCCGCTCGATGGAAGCGTCCGGCGAGGGGGCCAGGGCCGTGGAGGCGATCGCCGGCGGCATGGCCGACATCAGCGTGAAGGTCAGCGAGATCGCGGACGACATCCGCGCGCTTTCGGAGCGTACGGAGCAGATCTCCGAGATCACGAGCACGGTGAACGAGCTCGCCGATCAGTCCTCGCTGCTCGCGCTGAACGCGGCCATCGAGGCGGCCAGGGCGGGTGAGCAGGGCAAGGGCTTCGCCGTCGTCGCCGACGAGGTGCGCAAGATGGCCGAGCAGTCCAAGCAGGCCACCGCGCAAGTGGAGGCGATCCTCTCGGACATCCAGGCGGCCACCGATGCCGCGGTGTCGAAGTCCGGCCAGGGCACAGAGGTGGTGAGAGTGGGGCACGAGCTCGCCGCTCAGGCGGGCGAGATCATCGCTCAGCTCGCCGAGACGATCGGCGCGGCGGCCACCGCTGCGGAGGAGATCACCTCCAGCGCAACCCAGCAGAGCGTCGGCATGGATCAGATCGCCCAGGCGATGAAGCAGACCGAGGTTGTCACGTCCAGCCTCGCGAGCGAGGCCGAGCAGTCGCGGGCCGTGGCCACGAGCCTCAACGAGGTGGCGCGCGAGCTCGACGAGCTCACGGGCCGCTACAAGCTCACGACCGAGTCTGTCTAG
- a CDS encoding cupin domain-containing protein, which yields MPSVDTRQETEHKTFDNPDEVREFPNGRAEILKIGGGEVGRYVFEPGWRWSNDVKPIAGTHSCQAPHFQYHVSGRVAIRMDDGTELIAGPGDITSLPSGHDGWVVGDEPAVVIDWYGASNYAK from the coding sequence ATGCCATCCGTCGACACCCGGCAGGAGACCGAGCACAAGACCTTCGACAACCCCGACGAGGTCCGCGAGTTCCCCAACGGCCGCGCAGAGATCCTCAAGATCGGCGGCGGGGAGGTCGGCAGGTACGTGTTCGAGCCCGGCTGGCGCTGGTCCAACGACGTCAAGCCGATCGCGGGAACCCACAGCTGCCAGGCGCCGCACTTCCAGTACCACGTGAGTGGCCGCGTGGCGATCCGCATGGACGACGGCACCGAGCTGATCGCCGGCCCCGGCGACATCACCTCGCTGCCCAGCGGCCACGACGGCTGGGTGGTCGGCGACGAGCCCGCGGTGGTGATCGACTGGTACGGCGCGAGCAACTACGCCAAGTAG
- a CDS encoding LysR family transcriptional regulator encodes MELRQLSSFVAVAEELHFRRAAERLHLAQPSVSQQIRTLEAELGVQLFHRNRRGATLTAAGEALLPEARELLSRADEAAAVARATGSGERGRLRLSLTRSLTGGVAGAIVGEYRARYPDVHLHLTVGNTMLHMEQLLAGDIDVGFVRPPLEVDGLEELVLGREPLVCVLPKGHPLARRNRVRTRDLRGLPLVWWPEEHGPGAWREVRREVMGEPPWPPIDRVEPEEERIVSAVAEGAGISFIMLERSKSLRIPGAVYRRFAQPEPTMGIAIAWRRDDPLPTVVRLRELAAEVAGQTFSSPT; translated from the coding sequence ATGGAGCTGCGCCAGCTCTCCTCGTTCGTGGCCGTGGCCGAGGAGCTGCACTTCCGCCGCGCGGCCGAGCGGCTGCACCTCGCGCAGCCGAGCGTGAGCCAGCAGATCCGCACGCTCGAGGCGGAGCTTGGCGTGCAGCTCTTCCACCGCAACCGTCGCGGCGCCACGCTCACGGCCGCCGGTGAGGCGCTGCTTCCCGAGGCGCGCGAGCTGCTCAGCCGGGCGGACGAGGCGGCGGCCGTCGCGCGTGCCACCGGCAGCGGTGAGCGCGGCCGCCTGAGGCTCAGCCTCACCCGCTCGCTCACCGGCGGAGTTGCGGGCGCGATCGTGGGGGAGTACCGCGCGCGCTATCCGGACGTTCACCTCCACCTCACGGTCGGCAACACGATGCTCCACATGGAGCAGCTTCTCGCGGGGGACATCGACGTGGGCTTCGTGCGGCCGCCGCTCGAGGTCGACGGGCTCGAGGAGCTCGTGCTCGGACGCGAGCCGCTGGTGTGCGTGCTACCGAAGGGGCATCCGCTCGCGAGGCGCAACCGCGTGCGCACGCGCGACCTGCGCGGGCTGCCGCTCGTGTGGTGGCCCGAGGAGCACGGGCCCGGGGCGTGGCGCGAGGTGCGCCGCGAGGTGATGGGCGAGCCGCCGTGGCCGCCGATTGACCGCGTGGAGCCGGAGGAGGAGCGCATCGTCTCGGCCGTGGCCGAGGGCGCGGGCATCTCCTTCATCATGCTCGAGCGCTCGAAGAGCCTGCGGATCCCGGGCGCCGTGTACCGTCGCTTCGCGCAGCCCGAGCCCACGATGGGCATCGCAATCGCCTGGCGGCGCGATGATCCGCTCCCCACCGTCGTGCGGCTCCGCGAGCTTGCCGCCGAGGTGGCGGGTCAGACCTTTTCGAGCCCCACGTAG
- a CDS encoding SDR family oxidoreductase, which translates to MKRVLITGAARGLGLELARHLLRSGFRVAGADLLDADVEFPLVRADVTAPDGLTEAITAELGGLDALVNNAAVVDLARRPFWEIEPEEWDRVMSVNVKGAWLVTRAVLPLLRESGAASIVNVSSETAYSGSPGLAHYVASKGAVISLTRVMARELGPEGMRVNAIAPGYIPTEASTTMAPDGYDASRTPLGRVGTPNDLFGTVEFLISDASAFVTGQTLLVNGGRTMN; encoded by the coding sequence GTGAAGCGAGTGCTGATCACGGGCGCGGCCCGCGGGTTGGGGCTCGAGCTCGCTAGGCATTTGCTCCGGTCCGGCTTCCGGGTTGCGGGTGCCGATCTGCTCGACGCGGACGTGGAGTTCCCCCTCGTCCGCGCTGACGTGACTGCTCCCGACGGCCTTACCGAAGCAATAACGGCGGAGCTCGGAGGGCTTGATGCACTGGTCAACAACGCGGCCGTTGTGGACCTGGCCCGCCGGCCGTTCTGGGAGATCGAACCGGAGGAATGGGACCGCGTGATGTCGGTGAACGTGAAGGGCGCCTGGCTCGTAACGCGCGCCGTGCTGCCGCTGCTCCGCGAATCCGGCGCCGCTTCGATCGTGAACGTGTCCTCGGAAACCGCGTACTCGGGCTCCCCGGGGCTCGCGCACTACGTTGCGTCGAAGGGAGCCGTGATCTCCCTCACCCGTGTGATGGCTCGCGAGCTGGGTCCCGAGGGGATGAGGGTGAACGCCATCGCCCCCGGCTACATCCCCACCGAGGCGTCAACCACGATGGCGCCCGACGGCTACGACGCGAGCCGCACTCCACTCGGCCGCGTGGGCACACCGAACGACCTCTTCGGCACCGTGGAGTTCCTCATCTCAGACGCAAGCGCCTTCGTCACCGGCCAGACGCTGCTGGTGAACGGCGGCCGCACGATGAACTAA
- a CDS encoding pyridoxal-phosphate dependent enzyme — MTRVDGVRLRLDRIRAAAKEIDPAFLDTPSLPCGPLGQALGATVKLKVETLNPVRSFKGRGTETVAAVARQQGSSRMLCASAGNLGQALAYSGGRRGLPVTVVAAETANPLKLRQIAALGADVRLIGEDIEHARLHAREIAEADGAYLVEDSLDLATCEGAATIGLELVRDDPELDVVLVALGGGAMATGVGYAMRSLADHVEVIGIQPVGAPAMALSWREGTVLETDRIDTIADGVAGRCPIPEVLDDLLVLLDDVMLVREDSIKAGMRMLYQHAGLVVEPSAALGIAAMIEEPERFAGRRVTTILCGSNVDPADFAHWVLEPVVQGS, encoded by the coding sequence GTGACTCGCGTTGACGGTGTTCGGCTCCGGCTCGATCGGATTCGCGCTGCGGCCAAGGAGATCGACCCGGCATTCCTCGACACGCCTTCCCTCCCATGCGGCCCGCTGGGCCAGGCGCTTGGGGCCACCGTCAAGCTGAAGGTGGAGACGCTCAACCCGGTGCGGAGCTTCAAGGGGCGGGGCACGGAGACGGTCGCGGCCGTGGCGCGCCAGCAGGGGTCCTCCCGCATGCTGTGCGCGAGCGCCGGGAACCTCGGGCAGGCACTTGCCTACAGCGGCGGGCGCCGGGGCCTGCCGGTTACCGTCGTGGCGGCGGAGACCGCCAACCCGCTCAAGCTGCGCCAGATCGCCGCCCTCGGCGCGGACGTGCGGCTCATTGGCGAGGACATCGAACACGCCCGCTTGCACGCGCGCGAGATCGCCGAGGCGGACGGCGCCTATCTGGTCGAGGACAGCTTGGATCTGGCCACCTGCGAAGGCGCCGCCACCATCGGACTCGAGCTGGTCCGCGACGATCCCGAGCTCGACGTCGTGCTCGTGGCCCTGGGTGGCGGCGCGATGGCGACCGGCGTGGGTTACGCCATGCGCTCTCTCGCCGATCACGTGGAGGTGATCGGGATCCAGCCGGTGGGCGCGCCCGCCATGGCGCTGTCGTGGCGTGAGGGAACGGTGTTGGAGACCGACCGCATCGACACCATCGCCGACGGCGTGGCCGGCCGCTGCCCGATCCCGGAGGTGTTGGACGACCTGCTCGTGCTGCTCGACGACGTGATGCTCGTTCGCGAGGATTCGATCAAGGCCGGGATGCGAATGCTCTACCAGCACGCGGGACTCGTGGTGGAGCCGTCGGCAGCGCTTGGCATCGCTGCCATGATCGAGGAACCTGAGCGATTCGCCGGGCGGCGGGTGACCACGATCCTGTGCGGTAGCAACGTCGATCCCGCCGACTTCGCGCACTGGGTGCTGGAACCCGTCGTCCAAGGATCATGA
- a CDS encoding STAS domain-containing protein: MTVLIERDSIDKSASIIWLGGDIDLYVAPELKDLIFEAIRAGNTDLVVDLSAVTFIDSTALGVMVQARKRLEPEGGSIRVACPSTAIVEIFEMVGLDRVVPMHESVEDAVMAIRLRRGSAENKPATRSGTRRWLRVLNERGHPV, encoded by the coding sequence ATGACCGTCCTCATCGAGCGAGACTCGATAGACAAGTCGGCGAGCATCATCTGGCTCGGCGGTGACATCGATCTCTATGTGGCGCCCGAACTCAAGGACCTGATCTTCGAGGCCATTCGAGCGGGGAACACGGATCTGGTCGTTGACCTTTCCGCGGTGACCTTCATCGATTCCACCGCGCTGGGCGTGATGGTGCAGGCCAGGAAGCGGCTCGAGCCGGAGGGAGGATCCATCAGGGTGGCGTGCCCGTCCACGGCCATCGTCGAGATCTTCGAGATGGTGGGCCTCGATCGCGTGGTGCCGATGCATGAATCGGTCGAGGACGCCGTCATGGCAATCCGGCTGCGTCGCGGGTCCGCGGAAAACAAACCCGCGACGCGATCGGGCACGAGGCGCTGGCTGCGCGTGCTGAACGAGCGAGGCCATCCCGTCTGA